Genomic window (Acidimicrobiia bacterium):
AACGAGGGATGCCAGCTGGGTGTTGTGTCCCGGTTCAGGTCGGGACGGGCGCGTCGGAGCGAGTCGTTCGGCCAGAGTCGCAACCGATCGAACCAGCGGGGAGCGGCGGAGATCGCGTACCGAGCCACGGGCGCCGGTGAGAACGGCTGCTGTTCGGGGATCCCAAGCGACGATCCCGACCACAGGCATCTGGAGCGCGGCGGTCACTTCGGCCGGACCGTACGGCTTATCGCCCACCAGCAACAGACCGACATCAATGCCCAATGCGTTGAGGGCCCCGAGTCGATGCGCCGCCGGTCGAAGCTGGTCGAGCGTTGGGCGAGTGAGCACCATCACGACACCTGCCTCGCCGATGGTGTCGATCGTCGATAGGCCCGGTGGAATCCTCCCGCAGTCGATGATCACGTC
Coding sequences:
- a CDS encoding carbon monoxide dehydrogenase maturation protein; amino-acid sequence: MSVVCLTSAHGSPGVTTTALALAATWPSHRRCLLVEADLFGGVIAARYGLGDTPGLSSLAADSRRGLDDDVVWRHAQYLPGGVPVLVGPASPDEAHVVLRDIADALTAWSTEQIEIDVIIDCGRIPPGLSTIDTIGEAGVVMVLTRPTLDQLRPAAHRLGALNALGIDVGLLLVGDKPYGPAEVTAALQMPVVGIVAWDPRTAAVLTGARGSVRDLRRSPLVRSVATLAERLAPTRPSRPEPGHNTQLASLVQPKEQVQEATS